A genomic segment from Clostridium pasteurianum BC1 encodes:
- a CDS encoding FecCD family ABC transporter permease encodes MKVMNNIQVKHKEAISIPALKVKKRENKNLVLMVLTIISVAIFLVSFTIGRYGIPLSQLFNIVIGKLFSLPVTWTRSEEMVLFQVRIPRIFAAVLIGTALSASGAAYQGLFKNPMVSPDILGASSGAGVGAVIGIMLSFNSVAIQFMAFIMGLAAVILTYSISSIIGKNKTSIVLLVLTGIVVSNIFTAIISITKYAADPDNKLPAISFWLMGGLSTIDNSDLLMFLVPFIIGIIPLIILRWKINILSFGDEEAKALGVDTRKIRIIIIVCATMLTAASVAIAGMISWIGLIIPHIARLIVGPNYKVLLPVSIIIGSSFLLLVDDFARNMFAMEVPLGILTSIIGAPLFLYLLIKGKKAWS; translated from the coding sequence ATGAAAGTTATGAATAATATTCAAGTAAAACATAAGGAAGCAATATCTATTCCGGCTTTAAAGGTTAAAAAAAGAGAAAATAAAAATCTTGTATTGATGGTATTGACTATCATATCTGTAGCTATTTTTTTAGTATCCTTTACTATTGGTAGATATGGAATTCCCTTATCTCAATTATTTAATATTGTAATAGGAAAACTTTTTAGCCTGCCAGTTACATGGACTAGAAGTGAAGAGATGGTATTATTCCAGGTGCGTATTCCTAGAATTTTTGCAGCTGTATTAATAGGAACTGCACTGTCAGCATCTGGAGCAGCTTATCAAGGTTTATTTAAAAATCCTATGGTTTCACCGGATATTTTGGGAGCTTCCTCTGGTGCTGGAGTAGGTGCAGTTATAGGAATAATGTTATCATTTAATAGTGTTGCCATACAATTTATGGCATTTATTATGGGACTTGCAGCTGTAATTCTTACATATAGTATAAGTTCTATCATTGGGAAAAATAAAACTTCAATTGTTCTTTTAGTATTAACTGGAATAGTAGTTTCAAATATATTTACAGCTATTATATCCATTACTAAATATGCAGCAGATCCGGATAATAAGCTTCCTGCAATTAGTTTTTGGCTTATGGGAGGTCTTTCAACTATTGATAATAGTGATCTTCTTATGTTTCTTGTACCCTTTATAATTGGTATTATTCCACTTATTATTTTAAGGTGGAAAATAAATATATTGTCTTTTGGCGATGAAGAGGCTAAGGCTTTAGGGGTTGACACTCGTAAAATTAGGATAATTATTATTGTGTGTGCTACTATGCTTACAGCGGCATCCGTGGCTATTGCAGGAATGATTTCATGGATTGGTCTCATAATTCCTCATATTGCACGTCTCATAGTGGGACCTAATTATAAGGTGCTTTTGCCTGTATCAATAATTATAGGAAGTAGTTTTTTATTATTGGTTGATGATTTTGCACGTAATATGTTCGCTATGGAGGTACCACTTGGTATATTAACTTCTATTATAGGTGCTCCGTTATTTTTGTACTTGCTGATAAAGGGCAAAAAAGCCTGGTCATAA
- a CDS encoding nitrogenase component 1, with product MYDELSFEQCNHSKDPVVSCALEGVASIIAGIENASIVIHSPQGCAATVGAAYDAHEIDFTKRKIGCTRLFESDVIMGASKKLKNLIKDADNTFNSKVIFVLGTCAADIIGEDLEGICREMEDEVKAKLIPIMAGGFRGNSYDGMNIGLNSLIPFIKKADVRNEKSVNIIAPQANLNPTWWADLKWVTGVLKTLGIKVQTVLARDISIDEIENAGLASANIILSHDVGYEFAQSMEKIHGVPLILDDIPLPIGLKNTATWLRRLGEYFNVSEEVEKIINPGEEYVIDILRKRALMMIPRYHNCRIALSADATMGIGLLRMLFEELEMIPETILIKSDAPQIRDLLSKELDSLGLKSKVAFAVDGYQIKESLKNIDVDAVFGSSWEKYMAEEVGIKIAFDVLAPTNMDVYLDKAYFGYMGMLNILEVVANDWEKAFRSKEISRQRDV from the coding sequence ATGTATGATGAATTAAGCTTTGAGCAATGCAATCACAGTAAAGATCCAGTTGTAAGTTGTGCTTTGGAGGGAGTTGCCAGCATAATAGCTGGTATAGAAAATGCAAGTATTGTAATTCATTCACCTCAAGGCTGTGCAGCTACAGTAGGAGCAGCCTATGATGCTCATGAAATTGATTTTACAAAGCGAAAGATAGGATGTACACGTCTTTTTGAATCAGATGTAATAATGGGAGCTTCGAAAAAATTAAAAAACTTAATAAAAGATGCGGATAATACTTTTAATAGTAAAGTAATATTTGTGCTGGGGACTTGCGCTGCTGATATAATTGGGGAAGATTTAGAAGGCATATGCAGAGAAATGGAAGATGAGGTTAAAGCAAAACTAATTCCAATTATGGCAGGTGGTTTTCGTGGAAATAGTTATGACGGCATGAATATAGGTTTGAATTCACTTATACCATTTATAAAAAAAGCAGATGTAAGGAATGAAAAGAGTGTAAATATTATTGCACCTCAGGCTAATTTAAATCCTACCTGGTGGGCTGATTTAAAATGGGTAACGGGCGTTTTGAAAACTTTAGGTATCAAAGTTCAGACTGTATTAGCTAGAGATATATCTATTGATGAAATAGAAAATGCGGGATTGGCATCTGCTAATATTATTTTGAGCCATGATGTTGGATATGAATTTGCGCAAAGTATGGAAAAAATTCATGGTGTTCCATTAATTCTTGATGATATACCTTTACCTATTGGCTTAAAAAATACGGCTACATGGCTTCGAAGATTAGGTGAATATTTTAATGTAAGCGAAGAAGTGGAAAAAATAATAAATCCTGGTGAAGAATATGTTATAGATATTCTCAGAAAAAGAGCTTTAATGATGATTCCACGTTATCATAACTGTAGAATAGCTTTATCTGCTGATGCTACCATGGGTATTGGATTGTTAAGAATGCTATTTGAGGAATTGGAAATGATTCCAGAGACAATACTTATTAAATCTGATGCTCCTCAAATACGAGATTTATTAAGTAAAGAGCTGGATTCTCTGGGATTAAAATCTAAAGTGGCATTTGCAGTAGATGGATATCAGATAAAAGAGAGCTTAAAAAATATAGATGTAGATGCTGTATTTGGATCTTCCTGGGAAAAGTATATGGCAGAGGAAGTTGGAATTAAAATTGCTTTTGATGTATTAGCACCAACAAATATGGATGTCTATTTAGATAAAGCTTACTTTGGATATATGGGAATGTTGAATATTTTGGAAGTGGTTGCAAATGATTGGGAGAAAGCATTTCGCTCCAAGGAAATTAGTAGACAAAGAGATGTGTAA
- a CDS encoding nitrogenase component 1, with protein sequence MAITKESIEFHGTLSELYKLAKEGKIKTNLQGSHTRPCKFWTATKVLSGIKNAVILTHGPSGCAYGVKQAYKLTNCRNSGAAYEPVVSTNIGEKNVIYGGEKELVGALKEVDEKYKPDVIFAATSCATGIIGDNVDEIMEKMEPELNAKLMSIHCEGFSGEYRSGFDLVFKQIVKLMDKPTIESRTEMENTVNIVGGKMGAERTEVDTDVKELIRLIKGMGAKVNSVIAGDCTLDELKKAPSAAVNCALCLDIGYAIGKSMEEEFGTPINSTILPYGIAATERWIMGAAKYLNMEEEAEALMKREYAAIKDEFEESKKFLEGKIAIIEGHDAVKCLSIAHMLKSDFGMRPIIFNFHPWSTEARQTSIDYLLETGLDPEILITKGTLAFGKYESMKQTEDELLAFLGGIDSKSVVYFGSSLSFPNIPLVDLNAILNRPRFGYRGALKVAKCINTALSYSSRPRSSLFKKIVFPEDSGLASAQALTPKLSRDLPDCTVYAHRRRRGQCMMN encoded by the coding sequence ATGGCTATTACAAAGGAAAGTATAGAATTTCATGGAACTCTAAGTGAATTATATAAATTGGCTAAAGAGGGAAAGATAAAAACAAATTTGCAGGGAAGCCATACACGTCCATGTAAATTTTGGACTGCTACTAAGGTTTTGAGTGGAATTAAAAATGCAGTTATACTTACCCATGGCCCCAGTGGCTGTGCTTATGGAGTAAAGCAGGCATATAAACTTACAAACTGTCGTAACAGTGGAGCTGCCTATGAACCAGTTGTAAGCACAAATATAGGTGAAAAGAATGTTATATATGGTGGGGAAAAAGAATTGGTAGGAGCCCTTAAGGAAGTTGATGAGAAATATAAACCTGATGTTATTTTTGCAGCAACAAGCTGTGCTACAGGAATTATAGGTGATAATGTAGATGAAATTATGGAGAAGATGGAACCGGAATTAAATGCTAAATTGATGTCTATACACTGTGAAGGCTTTTCAGGAGAATATAGAAGTGGTTTTGACCTTGTATTTAAACAGATAGTGAAGCTTATGGATAAACCTACTATTGAAAGTAGAACCGAAATGGAAAATACTGTTAATATTGTGGGCGGAAAAATGGGTGCTGAAAGAACAGAAGTAGATACAGATGTAAAAGAGTTAATAAGACTTATAAAAGGTATGGGTGCAAAGGTTAATTCTGTAATTGCTGGAGACTGTACTCTAGATGAACTTAAAAAAGCTCCTAGTGCAGCTGTTAATTGTGCACTATGCCTTGATATAGGATATGCTATTGGTAAATCTATGGAAGAAGAATTTGGAACACCTATTAATTCCACAATACTTCCTTATGGTATTGCTGCTACAGAAAGATGGATTATGGGAGCAGCTAAATATCTAAATATGGAAGAAGAGGCAGAAGCCTTGATGAAAAGAGAATATGCCGCAATAAAAGATGAATTTGAAGAAAGTAAGAAATTTCTAGAGGGTAAAATTGCCATTATAGAAGGACACGACGCTGTGAAGTGTTTGTCTATTGCACATATGTTGAAAAGTGATTTTGGAATGAGACCAATTATATTTAATTTCCATCCTTGGAGTACAGAAGCAAGACAGACAAGTATAGATTATCTATTGGAAACCGGCCTGGATCCTGAAATATTGATAACAAAAGGTACTCTTGCTTTTGGTAAATATGAATCAATGAAGCAGACAGAAGATGAACTATTGGCCTTTCTTGGGGGCATAGATTCAAAATCTGTAGTGTATTTTGGCTCCTCCTTAAGTTTCCCTAATATTCCTTTGGTAGACTTAAATGCCATATTAAATCGTCCTAGATTTGGTTATAGAGGGGCATTGAAAGTAGCAAAATGTATTAATACTGCATTAAGTTATTCTTCTAGACCTAGAAGTTCTCTATTTAAGAAAATAGTATTTCCAGAAGATTCAGGCTTGGCATCTGCTCAGGCTCTAACACCTAAATTAAGTCGGGATTTACCTGATTGTACTGTATATGCCCATAGAAGGAGGAGAGGCCAATGTATGATGAATTAA
- a CDS encoding nitrogenase component 1, giving the protein MSVSIIKRDRTGVINPIFNCQPCGAQYASIGVKDCIALVHGGQGCCTFVRLMFAQHYKENFDIASSSLHEDAAVFGGVQRIEDGVETLINRYPDLKVLPIITTCSTETIGDDVEGTIRKIKMAWKKSHPDCEVKLVPMHTPSYTGSQVSGYDVGVLAFVTELAKKTQPNGKLNVFTGWINPGDVTEIKSILSQMNVEGNILMDVETFDAPIMPDKSAFAYGNTTIEDIADSANSVGSIAVCKYEGGSAATFLEEEFEVPAVLDSMPIGIANTDKFIQNISKLTGKEIPESLVIERGRAIDAMADLAHMFFANKRVAIYGDPDLVMALADFCIECELEPVLLLLGDDNKKYAKDPRLTDLEKRANCDIEVICNSDLWELEKRIKNEGLKLDLIMGHSKGRYIAIDNNIPMVRVGFPTFDRAGLWKHPLVGYKGAEFLAETIANTLFTDMENKHQKEWILNVW; this is encoded by the coding sequence ATGTCTGTTTCAATAATAAAAAGAGATCGTACAGGTGTAATAAATCCTATTTTTAACTGTCAGCCTTGTGGGGCTCAATATGCAAGTATAGGAGTTAAGGATTGTATAGCTTTAGTTCATGGTGGACAAGGATGCTGTACTTTCGTAAGACTTATGTTTGCTCAACACTATAAAGAAAATTTTGATATTGCATCTTCTTCATTACATGAAGACGCAGCTGTTTTTGGTGGAGTTCAAAGAATTGAAGATGGTGTAGAAACACTTATTAATAGATATCCTGATTTAAAAGTTTTACCTATAATTACTACTTGTTCAACAGAAACTATAGGTGATGACGTTGAAGGTACTATAAGAAAAATAAAAATGGCTTGGAAGAAGAGTCATCCAGATTGTGAAGTTAAATTAGTCCCAATGCATACTCCTAGTTATACTGGAAGCCAGGTTAGTGGCTATGATGTAGGCGTACTTGCATTTGTAACTGAACTCGCTAAGAAAACTCAACCTAATGGTAAGTTAAATGTGTTTACAGGCTGGATAAATCCTGGAGATGTAACAGAAATTAAGAGTATATTATCTCAAATGAATGTAGAAGGCAACATATTAATGGATGTAGAAACTTTTGATGCTCCAATTATGCCTGATAAATCTGCTTTTGCTTATGGTAATACAACTATAGAAGACATAGCTGACAGTGCTAACTCTGTTGGATCTATAGCTGTTTGCAAATATGAAGGTGGAAGTGCTGCTACATTCTTAGAGGAAGAATTTGAGGTTCCTGCAGTATTGGATTCAATGCCTATTGGAATAGCAAATACTGATAAATTCATTCAAAATATAAGCAAACTTACTGGTAAGGAAATACCTGAATCTTTAGTTATTGAACGTGGAAGAGCTATAGATGCAATGGCTGACCTTGCGCATATGTTCTTTGCAAATAAGAGAGTTGCTATTTACGGAGATCCTGATTTAGTAATGGCACTTGCTGATTTTTGTATAGAATGCGAATTAGAACCTGTTCTTCTTCTTTTAGGTGACGATAATAAGAAGTATGCTAAGGATCCTAGACTTACTGATTTAGAAAAGAGAGCTAATTGTGATATAGAAGTTATTTGCAATTCTGATTTGTGGGAGCTTGAAAAGAGAATAAAGAATGAAGGTCTTAAATTAGATTTAATCATGGGACATTCAAAGGGAAGATATATTGCTATTGATAACAATATTCCTATGGTTAGAGTAGGATTCCCTACTTTTGACAGAGCTGGACTTTGGAAGCATCCTCTTGTAGGTTACAAAGGTGCAGAATTCCTTGCAGAAACTATTGCAAATACTTTATTTACAGATATGGAAAACAAACATCAAAAAGAATGGATATTGAATGTTTGGTAA
- a CDS encoding Fe-only/vanadium nitrogenase subunit delta, with the protein MEKKIDEILEFIQERCLWQFHSREWDRTENINGVFDLLPKLLAGEKISTKELEPKEKCFYADAKILSDQLQERFSFVKEMDEKEKSELLSGVKEKLVDVAITKCRNEELRTPFY; encoded by the coding sequence ATGGAAAAGAAAATTGATGAAATACTTGAATTTATTCAAGAGAGATGTCTGTGGCAATTTCATTCAAGAGAATGGGATAGAACAGAAAATATAAATGGAGTTTTTGATTTGCTACCTAAATTATTGGCTGGAGAAAAGATTTCTACTAAAGAATTAGAACCTAAAGAAAAATGTTTCTATGCAGATGCAAAAATTCTTTCAGATCAATTACAAGAGAGATTTTCTTTCGTAAAGGAAATGGATGAAAAAGAAAAAAGTGAGTTATTAAGTGGCGTTAAAGAAAAGCTTGTTGATGTTGCTATAACAAAATGTAGAAATGAGGAATTGAGAACCCCATTCTATTAA
- the vnfD gene encoding nitrogenase vanadium-iron protein, alpha chain codes for MPLKLFKCDETIPERERHVYIKEEGEDLTQYLPASNTNTIPGTLSERGCSYCGAKLVIGGVLKDTIQLVHGPIGCTYNTWHTKRYPSDNNNFQLKYGWSTDMKEGNVVFGGMKKLKQSINEAFDAFPEVKRMMVYVTCATALIGDDIKSVIREVEEERGDVDLFAIQCPGFAGVSQSMGHHVFNIDWMKEKVGTFEPEIKSEYTVNIIGDYNIQGDTFVMNDYLERMGIQVIAHFTGNGTYDALRGMHRAKLNLTNCARSAGYIANELKKKYGIPRLDVDTWGYDYAKEGLRKLGAYFGLEEKAEQIIAEEDAKWGEKRKWYKERLAGKKLCIWTGGPRLWHWTKALEDDLGMEVVAMSSKFGHQEDFEKVISRGRKGTIYIDDGNELEFFEVLEMVKPDVVLTGPRVGEMVKKLQIPYVNGHGYHNGPYMGFEGSVNMARDMYNAINSPLWGLSKKDIRQEV; via the coding sequence ATGCCATTAAAGTTATTTAAATGTGATGAAACAATACCTGAAAGAGAAAGACATGTTTATATAAAAGAAGAGGGAGAGGACTTAACTCAATATTTACCTGCATCCAACACTAACACTATTCCTGGAACTTTATCAGAGAGAGGATGTAGTTACTGTGGAGCTAAACTAGTTATCGGTGGTGTTCTTAAAGATACTATTCAATTGGTTCACGGACCTATAGGTTGTACTTATAATACTTGGCACACAAAGAGATATCCAAGTGATAACAATAACTTCCAGTTAAAATACGGATGGTCAACAGATATGAAAGAAGGAAATGTCGTATTTGGAGGTATGAAGAAATTAAAACAATCTATAAATGAAGCTTTTGATGCATTTCCTGAAGTTAAAAGGATGATGGTCTATGTAACTTGTGCTACTGCTTTGATTGGTGATGATATAAAGTCAGTTATTAGAGAAGTTGAAGAGGAACGTGGAGATGTGGATTTGTTTGCTATACAGTGTCCAGGATTTGCTGGAGTAAGTCAGTCTATGGGACATCATGTATTCAATATAGATTGGATGAAGGAAAAAGTAGGAACTTTTGAACCTGAAATAAAGAGCGAGTACACTGTTAATATCATTGGTGACTATAATATCCAAGGTGACACTTTTGTAATGAATGATTACTTGGAAAGAATGGGAATACAGGTAATAGCCCACTTTACAGGAAACGGAACTTATGATGCTTTAAGGGGTATGCATAGAGCTAAATTAAATCTTACAAACTGTGCTAGATCTGCAGGTTATATAGCTAATGAACTTAAGAAAAAATATGGAATTCCAAGACTTGATGTCGATACTTGGGGTTATGATTACGCTAAAGAAGGCTTAAGAAAATTAGGTGCATATTTTGGTCTAGAAGAAAAAGCTGAACAAATAATTGCTGAAGAAGATGCAAAATGGGGAGAAAAGAGAAAGTGGTACAAAGAAAGATTAGCTGGCAAGAAGCTTTGTATCTGGACTGGTGGTCCTAGATTGTGGCACTGGACTAAAGCATTAGAAGACGATTTGGGTATGGAAGTAGTAGCTATGTCTTCTAAATTTGGTCATCAGGAAGATTTTGAAAAAGTTATCTCCCGTGGAAGAAAAGGTACTATCTACATTGATGATGGAAATGAATTAGAATTCTTTGAAGTTTTAGAAATGGTTAAACCTGACGTTGTTCTTACAGGACCTAGAGTTGGTGAAATGGTTAAAAAATTACAGATACCTTATGTAAATGGGCATGGATACCATAATGGACCTTATATGGGATTTGAAGGTTCTGTAAATATGGCTAGAGATATGTACAATGCTATAAATTCTCCTCTTTGGGGATTATCTAAAAAAGATATCAGGCAGGAGGTATAG
- the nifH gene encoding nitrogenase iron protein: MRQVAIYGKGGIGKSTTTQNLTSGLHAMGKKIMVVGCDPKADSTRLLLGGLAQKSVLDTLREEGEDVELDSILKDGYGGIRCVESGGPEPGVGCAGRGIITSINMLEQLGAYTDDLDYVFYDVLGDVVCGGFAMPIREGKAQEIYIVASGEMMALYAANNISKGIQKYAKSGGVRLGGIICNSRNVANEYELLDAFAKELGSQLIHFVPRSPMVTKAEINKQTVIEFDPTCDQANEYRELARKIDENKLFVIPNPMTQERLEEILMQYGLMDL, from the coding sequence ATGAGACAAGTAGCTATTTATGGAAAAGGTGGAATTGGTAAATCAACTACAACACAAAACTTAACATCAGGTCTTCATGCAATGGGTAAGAAGATAATGGTAGTTGGTTGTGATCCTAAAGCGGATTCAACAAGATTACTTTTAGGAGGACTAGCACAAAAATCAGTTCTTGATACATTAAGAGAAGAAGGAGAAGACGTAGAATTAGATTCCATATTAAAAGATGGATATGGTGGAATCAGATGCGTTGAATCAGGCGGTCCAGAACCAGGAGTTGGATGTGCAGGAAGAGGAATAATAACTTCAATAAACATGCTTGAGCAGCTTGGAGCTTATACAGATGATTTAGACTATGTATTCTACGATGTACTTGGAGACGTTGTTTGTGGTGGATTCGCAATGCCAATCAGAGAAGGAAAAGCTCAGGAAATATATATAGTAGCAAGTGGAGAAATGATGGCTCTATATGCTGCTAACAACATTTCAAAAGGTATCCAAAAATATGCTAAGAGCGGTGGAGTTAGATTAGGTGGTATCATCTGTAACAGTAGAAATGTTGCAAACGAATATGAACTACTTGATGCATTCGCTAAAGAACTTGGAAGTCAGTTAATACATTTCGTACCAAGAAGCCCAATGGTAACAAAAGCTGAGATAAATAAACAAACTGTTATAGAATTTGATCCTACTTGTGATCAAGCTAATGAATACAGAGAATTGGCAAGAAAAATAGATGAAAACAAATTATTTGTAATACCAAATCCAATGACTCAGGAAAGACTTGAAGAAATATTAATGCAATATGGTCTTATGGATCTATAA
- a CDS encoding substrate-binding domain-containing protein — protein sequence MLQDTALTPQEVADILKIAKNTVYELIKRGELNAYKVGKKLRVDFKDVEAYKNKSKTVQFNQVNQLNNTVDDNQISLETLSPPLYESTSSRDFVICGQDVILDILSRYLEFNLRGSRILRSYTGCYNGLFALYLGKIHISTVHLWDGDSGEYNIPFVRRMLPGVPTIILHLACRIQGFYVAKGNPKNIKGWEDLKRQDISIINREKGSGTRILLDEHIRLLGIDNNSIPGYSRECFSHLAVASTVSRGGADLALGNEKTGLQVKNIDFIPLQPERYELVIKKEDLNKPFAKAVMEIVNSENFKTELEGLGGYDISETGKIVAEL from the coding sequence ATGTTGCAAGATACAGCTTTAACCCCACAAGAAGTAGCAGATATACTAAAGATAGCTAAAAATACAGTATATGAATTGATAAAACGCGGGGAATTAAATGCATATAAAGTTGGAAAGAAACTTAGAGTAGATTTTAAAGATGTTGAAGCATATAAAAATAAATCAAAGACTGTACAGTTTAACCAGGTTAATCAACTTAATAATACTGTAGATGACAATCAAATATCTCTCGAAACACTTTCACCGCCATTATACGAATCAACTTCATCAAGAGATTTCGTCATTTGCGGTCAAGACGTAATCTTAGATATATTATCCCGTTATTTAGAATTCAATCTCCGCGGATCTCGTATTTTAAGATCTTATACCGGTTGCTATAATGGTCTATTTGCACTTTATCTTGGAAAAATTCACATTTCAACTGTTCATCTTTGGGATGGTGATTCTGGAGAATACAATATACCTTTTGTCAGAAGAATGCTTCCTGGAGTACCAACTATAATACTTCACTTAGCCTGTAGAATACAGGGTTTTTATGTAGCAAAGGGAAATCCTAAAAATATAAAAGGTTGGGAAGATTTAAAGAGACAAGATATTTCTATTATCAATAGAGAAAAAGGATCTGGAACCAGAATCCTCTTAGACGAACATATTCGTTTGCTTGGAATCGACAATAATTCAATACCAGGTTATTCAAGAGAATGTTTTTCCCACTTAGCTGTAGCAAGCACTGTATCCAGAGGAGGAGCAGATCTAGCTTTGGGCAATGAAAAAACTGGACTTCAGGTTAAAAATATTGATTTTATCCCACTACAGCCAGAAAGATATGAATTAGTTATAAAAAAAGAAGATTTGAATAAACCTTTTGCCAAAGCTGTTATGGAAATTGTAAATTCTGAAAACTTTAAAACAGAACTGGAAGGTCTGGGTGGATATGATATTTCTGAAACTGGCAAAATAGTAGCTGAATTATAA
- a CDS encoding 2Fe-2S ferredoxin: protein MVNPKHHIFVCTSCRLNGKQQGFCYSKNSVDIVGEFMEELDGRDLSGDIMVNNTGCFGICSQGPIVVVYPEGVWYGNVTADDVEEIVDSLENGEVVKRLQI from the coding sequence ATGGTAAATCCAAAGCATCACATATTCGTTTGTACTAGCTGTAGATTAAATGGAAAACAACAAGGTTTCTGTTATTCAAAAAATTCTGTTGACATCGTAGGAGAATTTATGGAAGAATTAGACGGCAGAGATTTATCAGGTGACATAATGGTAAACAATACAGGTTGTTTCGGAATATGCAGCCAGGGACCAATCGTTGTTGTGTATCCAGAAGGTGTTTGGTATGGTAATGTAACTGCTGATGATGTTGAAGAAATTGTGGACTCACTTGAAAATGGTGAAGTTGTGAAGAGACTTCAAATCTAA
- the anfO gene encoding Fe-only nitrogenase accessory protein AnfO yields MFDQIAVLTGKDGETGSIYEPGMVVIYEKEGENWIVKNKIIFNVNTSKGMGAVRERMVLLIESLGNCSVFLGRRVDGIPYSVLKKSGFTIAEASGNPEELLDELREMMIENKEKAAKKKKVEDVSIEPVALDQEGAYFINLERVQNSNPGISSKKVLLPFLRNKPFKEIKIFCSHTPQWLEGELLTLNMKLEVKELVKGEFEVRIYNQNQACDEKSVINK; encoded by the coding sequence ATGTTTGATCAAATAGCAGTTTTAACAGGAAAAGATGGAGAGACTGGTAGTATATATGAGCCGGGAATGGTGGTAATATATGAGAAAGAAGGAGAAAATTGGATTGTTAAAAATAAAATTATTTTTAATGTAAATACATCTAAGGGAATGGGAGCTGTTCGTGAGAGAATGGTATTGCTTATAGAGAGTTTAGGTAATTGTAGTGTATTTTTAGGAAGAAGAGTGGATGGAATCCCTTATAGTGTTTTGAAAAAGTCGGGATTTACTATTGCAGAAGCAAGTGGTAATCCAGAAGAACTTTTGGATGAGTTGCGTGAAATGATGATAGAAAATAAAGAAAAAGCAGCTAAGAAGAAAAAGGTTGAAGATGTATCAATAGAGCCTGTAGCTTTAGACCAGGAAGGAGCCTATTTTATAAATCTTGAAAGAGTACAAAATAGTAATCCTGGTATTAGTTCAAAAAAAGTACTGTTGCCATTTTTAAGGAATAAGCCTTTTAAGGAAATAAAAATTTTTTGCAGTCATACTCCTCAGTGGCTTGAAGGTGAATTATTAACTTTGAATATGAAACTTGAAGTTAAAGAGTTGGTTAAAGGTGAATTTGAAGTAAGGATATACAATCAAAATCAAGCCTGTGATGAAAAGTCTGTGATCAATAAATAG